From Cucumis melo cultivar AY chromosome 3, USDA_Cmelo_AY_1.0, whole genome shotgun sequence:
aggagccaatagatgtcgttgacgatgaggacgtcatagagatagaaccatttctcactcaacgaccacacgttcggcccgcccgtaggaagcgtgcaagtgtttacctatcaaccccattcacaactctacctaaacggtctctgacatcaaccaccagcacctctgagtctgaagcaattgtttatgatcctatgcacaaaatacttgacgtccatttagatagacttcgagcgtggattacagacaagcgtacagacgatgagctgcgtgaaacctttcatgggaaaaaatcgaaggcttttttcagagacttgtttatgtgtcgccggtggttgtcggatgaggtatgggattatcttatcatttatgcaattataattttatcattgttatggttctatacatttactgcttacttttgtttgtattagcatttggatgcactttttcttttcattcgcttgaagattaaggcagccgggataccttcttctcagaacttcacaactgcggacacaatctttatggtttgtaatcgtctcgttactttatgtatgtatttgcgtttgatatttgtctttcggtctgatatttgcgtttgtatgtttttctttgcagcgcattttagtttcgaagtggcccctatacaaagaatgtattaaagagaatcgcccgtttgactgggacgaagagtataggttggttgactatgttgtcgggtcaaaagtggacttccaagatccttgggcaagtgttgattacgtttactctccattcaatgtccatggcaaccattgggttctattatgcttggatttggtaagttgtcaagtgaaggtatgggattcgcttccgtcacttacaactgccgaagagatgacaaacatattactgcccattcgacagttggtgccaaagttgttagatagtactggcttctttgataggagaggtagatcatcgacatacaaggaaccttggccagttgtcattgttgacccaattccacttcaacgaaataattgtgattgtggcgtattcgcaattaagtattttgagtacatagctgctggtgttggtttagatacattatgtcaagaaaacatgtcatactttagaaaacaattagcatttcaagtATGGAccaaccaacactcctatgtattgaaatattaacataaatcacaagtatcaattggctgttctattattgtgtatgttgcatttcaatt
This genomic window contains:
- the LOC127148455 gene encoding uncharacterized protein LOC127148455, with the translated sequence MTPEEEQLKIASGELFENFRSSTIIQSKNGGSKRVREVVNDEDELKKSKKQKSKIKMKKAIRNLQDRVAVVEGQLNTIKSDIDELKGLMSTILKHIGLQRKGDEGDHKVSEGLEDEHIEVKKKGDEDVLEKKVDIGLEEPIDVVDDEDVIEIEPFLTQRPHVRPARRKRASVYLSTPFTTLPKRSLTSTTSTSESEAIVYDPMHKILDVHLDRLRAWITDKRTDDELRETFHGKKSKAFFRDLFMCRRWLSDEHLDALFLFIRLKIKAAGIPSSQNFTTADTIFMRILVSKWPLYKECIKENRPFDWDEEYRLVDYVVGSKVDFQDPWASVDYVYSPFNVHGNHWVLLCLDLVSCQVKVWDSLPSLTTAEEMTNILLPIRQLVPKLLDSTGFFDRRGRSSTYKEPWPVVIVDPIPLQRNNCDCGVFAIKYFEYIAAGVGLDTLCQENMSYFRKQLAFQVWTNQHSYVLKY